Proteins encoded within one genomic window of Salmo trutta chromosome 11, fSalTru1.1, whole genome shotgun sequence:
- the LOC115201859 gene encoding uncharacterized protein LOC115201859, translating into MANCMVFHTQIASIMEVLASAAVADVCKLVDDDYAVFRLEITQSQKENRVLRRKLQLLELKVSRERAERTMQQRVVTSRPRSVKIPDRYKMARGEGHLTGGHRSFVKPVGDNTWTDDQPITVDEGSGSSTQHVIMIESADAKAAGPGVKQERTEGEDPRHSRDIQTGAAVAMENPTTTTPAQPSSRHSITEVSGTLNAILRSESETLTVTQRLLHTGSDDRSDTERLGRLGCPPAPGSEYLLYGNPSLVHSHRDSGDALEAGNDRSCSYTTEMDPGNISLDLETHADSSRGDWNRYSSSVYSEGCLDKKRECLVVDEVTVKVEGDVPPTWNAACAGLSQGRDFLDYSLERNLNVVTHSPLHVLRDCDPVSTSIAPSDLQGCVLFDQVLNSNNRARAQTQGGGATSGNSKEKRFLCMFCNKGFSCTQKVEIHQRVHTGVKPFSCTQCHMRFAQAGHLKRHQRVHTGVKPFSCTQCQMRFAQAGDLKRHQRVHSGEKPFSCQMCEKRFSRQHQLKMHLKVHTGERAFS; encoded by the exons atggctaactgtatggtttttcacactcaaatagcctccatcatggaggtgTTAGCGAGTGCAGCCGTGGcagatgtatgtaaacttgtagacgacgactatgcagtgtttcgtttggaaataactcaaagccagaaagaaaacagggttttgcggaggaaactacagctactggaactgaaggtatcacgggagcgcgcagagaggACAATGCAACAGCGCGTCGTCACCAGTCGTCCCAGAAGTGTCAAGATTCCCGACCGATACAAaatggcaagag gtgaaggacatctcactggaggccacaggagctttgtgaagccagtGGGAGACAATACATGGAcagatgaccaaccaatcactgttgatgaggggagtggatCCTCAACCCAGCACGTTATCatgatagag tctgcagatgcCAAGGCTGCAGGTCCTGGGGTCAAGCAGGAGAGGACTGAAGGAGAGGACCCACGGCACAGCAGAGACATCCAGACTGGTGCGGCTGTAGCCATGGagaaccccaccaccaccaccccagcgCAGCCCAGCTCCCGACACagcatcacggaggtcagtggaacgcTGAACGCCATCCTTAGGTCAGAGTCAGAGACTTTAACTGTGACACAAAGGCTTTTACACACAGGATCTGACGACAGgtcagacacagagagactggggagactggGATGTCCTCCTGCTCCCGGCTCAGAGTATTTACTTTACGGTAACCCAAGCCTGGTTCATTCCCATCGGGACTCAGGTGACGCGTTAGAAGCTGGTAATGATCGATCTTGTTCTTACActacagagatggaccctggcAACATATCCTTAGATTTAGAGACACATGCGGATTCgtctagaggggactggaaccggtacagtagtagtgtatactctgaagggtgcctagataAGAAAAGGGAGTGTCTAGTTGTAGATGAAgtgactgtgaaagtggagggCGACGTTCCTCCCACATGGAATGCAGCTTGTGCAGGACTCTCACAGGGCAGAGATTTCTTAGATTACAGTTTAGAGAGGAATCTAAATGTTGTtacccactcccctttacacgTGCTCAGGGATTGCGACCCAGTGTCCACGTCGATTGCGCCTTCAGATTTACAAGGCTGTGTCCTTttcgatcaggtattgaactcaaacAACAGGGCTAGAGCCCAGACTCAGGGAGGGGGAGCCACATCAGGAAATAgtaaagagaaacggttcctctgcatgttctgtaacaaaggcttcagctgcacccagaaggtggagatccaccagagggtccacacaggggtgaaacccttcagctgtacccagtgtcacatgcgctttgcccaggctggccacctgaagaggcaccagagggtccacacaggggtgaaacccttcagctgtacccagtgccAAATGCGCTTCGCTCAGGCTggtgacctgaagaggcaccagagagtccactcaggggagaaacccttcagctgccagatgtgtgagaagaggttctcccgccagcaccagctgaagatgcacctgaaggtccacacaggagagagggcATTCTCCTGA